One part of the Salinimonas iocasae genome encodes these proteins:
- the cysI gene encoding assimilatory sulfite reductase (NADPH) hemoprotein subunit, with the protein MSNDKKPFIVEGKLSDNERLKAESRHLRGTIEQDLKDELTGGFTADNFQLIRFHGMYQQDDRDIRPERAKQKLEPLHNVMLRARLPGGIITPDQWQVIDKFAADHTLYGSIRLTTRQTFQFHGVLKPEIKKMHQTLNKAGIDSIATAGDVNRNVLCTSNPIESELHLEAYEWAKKISEHLLPKTRAYAEIWLDGEKVESTEDEVEPILGDNYLPRKFKTTVVIPPQNDVDVHANDLNFVAIEENGKLVGFNVLVGGGLAMTHGDTSTYPRKADDFGFISLKDTLAVAEAVVTTQRDWGNRVNRKNAKTKYTLERVGVENFKAEVEKRAGISFQESRPYTFTSRGDRFGWVEGIDGKYHLTVFIENGRILDFPERTLKTGCLEIAKIHQGDFRLTANQNLIIAGVPADQKDVIEKLAREHGLIEADTSQQMLDSMACVSLPTCPLAMAEAERYLPEAVRRMEDILTAHDLADESIIFRITGCPNGCGRAMLAEIGLVGKGPGKYNLHLGGNREGTRIPRMYRENIGEDEIFAEIDTLVTKWSDERQAKESFGDFVIRAGIIKPVVDSARDFYE; encoded by the coding sequence ATGAGCAATGATAAAAAACCATTCATCGTTGAAGGCAAACTGTCTGACAACGAGCGATTAAAAGCAGAAAGCCGTCATCTACGCGGAACCATTGAGCAGGATCTGAAAGATGAGCTGACCGGCGGCTTCACTGCCGATAATTTCCAGCTTATTCGTTTTCACGGTATGTATCAGCAGGATGACCGTGATATTCGACCTGAGCGGGCTAAACAAAAATTAGAGCCTTTGCACAATGTAATGCTACGCGCCCGACTACCCGGCGGCATCATTACCCCTGACCAGTGGCAGGTTATTGATAAGTTTGCAGCAGATCATACTCTGTACGGCAGCATTCGTCTGACTACCAGACAAACCTTTCAGTTTCACGGTGTGCTTAAGCCTGAAATTAAAAAGATGCACCAGACACTGAACAAGGCTGGCATTGATTCCATCGCCACAGCAGGCGATGTAAACCGTAATGTGCTGTGTACCTCTAATCCTATTGAGTCTGAGCTTCACCTGGAAGCTTACGAATGGGCCAAGAAGATAAGCGAACACTTACTTCCTAAAACCCGTGCATATGCGGAAATCTGGCTGGATGGTGAAAAAGTCGAAAGCACCGAGGACGAAGTAGAGCCGATACTTGGCGATAACTATCTGCCACGTAAATTCAAAACAACAGTTGTTATACCTCCACAAAATGATGTGGATGTACACGCCAATGATCTGAATTTTGTGGCGATTGAGGAAAATGGCAAACTGGTTGGCTTCAATGTGCTGGTAGGTGGCGGTCTGGCTATGACCCACGGCGATACTTCGACTTATCCGCGCAAAGCTGATGATTTTGGGTTTATTTCTTTAAAAGATACGCTGGCCGTTGCGGAAGCTGTGGTCACTACCCAGCGCGACTGGGGTAACCGGGTCAATCGTAAGAATGCCAAAACCAAGTATACGCTTGAACGGGTTGGTGTTGAAAACTTCAAAGCTGAAGTTGAGAAACGTGCCGGCATCAGTTTCCAGGAAAGCCGTCCTTATACCTTTACCAGCCGCGGTGATCGTTTTGGCTGGGTAGAGGGCATTGATGGCAAGTATCACCTGACTGTGTTCATTGAAAATGGCCGGATTCTTGATTTTCCTGAGCGCACATTGAAAACCGGGTGCCTGGAAATTGCCAAAATCCATCAGGGAGATTTCAGATTAACGGCTAATCAGAACCTTATCATTGCCGGCGTGCCTGCTGATCAGAAAGACGTCATCGAAAAACTGGCGCGCGAGCATGGTCTGATTGAGGCTGATACATCGCAGCAGATGCTGGACTCAATGGCCTGTGTTTCGTTACCTACTTGCCCGCTGGCAATGGCTGAAGCAGAGCGCTATCTGCCGGAAGCTGTCAGAAGAATGGAAGATATTTTAACAGCTCACGATCTTGCTGATGAAAGTATTATCTTCAGAATTACTGGCTGCCCGAATGGCTGTGGCAGGGCAATGCTGGCGGAAATCGGTTTGGTAGGTAAGGGCCCGGGTAAATACAACCTGCACCTTGGTGGTAATCGTGAAGGAACCCGTATTCCGCGCATGTATCGGGAGAACATTGGCGAAGATGAGATTTTCGCCGAAATCGATACGCTGGTCACAAAGTGGTCTGATGAACGCCAGGCAAAAGAATCTTTTGGCGACTTCGTTATACGTGCCGGCATTATTAAACCTGTAGTGGATTCAGCAAGAGACTTTTATGAGTAG
- a CDS encoding phosphoadenylyl-sulfate reductase, which translates to MSSADPLLQQPLTLNADSAQLDAINAHLETLTAAQRVEWALDNLPANPIVSSSFGAQSAVMLHLLTQQQPEIPVVLTDTGYLFPETYQFIDDMTKRLNLNLHVYSASMSAAWQEARFGRLWEQGMEGLEQYNQMNKVEPMQRALSELNAGTWFAGLRRSQSDSREKLPVLQKVGDQFKLYPIIDWSNKDLHYYLKEHDLPYHPLWEQGYVSIGDWHTTQSLQEGMSEQDTRFFGLKRECGLHEFGDGI; encoded by the coding sequence ATGAGTAGCGCAGATCCCCTTTTACAACAGCCGCTCACTTTGAATGCTGACAGCGCTCAGTTAGATGCGATTAATGCGCATCTTGAGACACTGACTGCTGCGCAGCGGGTAGAGTGGGCGTTGGACAACTTGCCGGCTAACCCCATAGTGTCTTCCAGCTTTGGTGCACAATCAGCGGTTATGCTGCATTTACTGACGCAGCAGCAGCCTGAGATTCCGGTGGTGCTGACGGACACGGGGTATTTATTCCCCGAGACCTATCAGTTTATTGATGATATGACCAAGCGTCTTAATCTTAATTTGCATGTGTACAGTGCTTCGATGTCTGCAGCATGGCAGGAAGCCCGATTCGGCAGATTATGGGAGCAAGGGATGGAAGGCCTTGAGCAATACAACCAGATGAACAAGGTCGAGCCGATGCAGCGCGCGTTAAGTGAGCTGAACGCCGGAACCTGGTTTGCTGGTCTGCGTCGTAGTCAGTCAGATAGTCGCGAAAAATTGCCGGTACTGCAAAAAGTGGGAGACCAGTTCAAGCTTTACCCAATTATCGACTGGTCTAACAAAGACCTGCATTACTACCTGAAAGAGCACGATCTGCCATATCACCCATTGTGGGAGCAAGGCTACGTGTCAATCGGTGACTGGCATACCACTCAATCGCTTCAGGAAGGTATGAGCGAACAGGATACCCGCTTCTTCGGACTCAAGCGTGAGTGTGGGTTACATGAATTTGGTGACGGAATCTGA
- a CDS encoding TIGR03899 family protein, whose protein sequence is MSSKPFSANVSDKTSNLKKPDEKTNTSDFVNAGSAQLDNWFELSGININDQTPDDSGDNYAVDRRLRAQTLNRINNLKRIGNIARNVSIKASPQKELDPDWFFAFQALAENIYSAAMQELWGKILAVELSAPGSFSLRSLETIRLLTERDARLFRRAVSIASWPARSAIPRILVGYYRRRAVIDILRPQPPGQLNLSSFGLSYPDLLALIDLKLIFASEIESSELAPGIPVHWRCGRQSYSLQAKKPGSALVYYKFTSVGAELFRLFEKKQTDDYLTALYQLMSPAFFVEYDD, encoded by the coding sequence ATGTCATCAAAACCTTTTTCAGCAAACGTATCTGATAAGACCAGTAACCTTAAGAAACCAGATGAAAAAACAAACACTTCTGACTTTGTGAATGCAGGATCGGCTCAATTAGATAATTGGTTTGAATTGTCCGGTATTAATATCAACGACCAGACACCTGATGATAGTGGGGACAACTATGCTGTGGACAGGCGACTGAGAGCACAGACCCTCAACCGCATCAATAACCTCAAGCGTATTGGCAATATTGCCAGAAATGTAAGCATCAAAGCGTCACCACAAAAGGAGCTGGATCCTGACTGGTTCTTCGCATTCCAGGCGCTTGCAGAAAATATCTATAGTGCGGCAATGCAGGAACTATGGGGTAAAATACTTGCGGTAGAGCTCAGCGCGCCTGGCAGCTTCTCGTTGCGAAGTTTAGAGACAATCCGGTTATTAACTGAACGAGACGCCCGGCTTTTTCGTCGCGCGGTAAGCATAGCCAGTTGGCCAGCACGTTCTGCAATCCCGCGCATTCTGGTGGGCTATTACCGGCGTCGGGCGGTTATCGATATTCTTCGTCCCCAGCCACCCGGGCAACTTAATCTTTCCTCGTTTGGATTATCTTATCCCGACCTGTTGGCGCTGATTGATTTAAAGCTTATCTTTGCCAGTGAAATTGAGAGCTCGGAACTGGCGCCCGGAATACCCGTCCACTGGCGTTGTGGCAGGCAATCATATTCGCTGCAAGCGAAAAAACCAGGCTCTGCACTGGTTTACTATAAATTTACTTCGGTGGGTGCGGAACTCTTCAGGTTGTTTGAGAAAAAACAAACCGACGACTATTTAACCGCGTTGTACCAGTTAATGTCGCCGGCGTTTTTTGTTGAATATGATGATTAG
- a CDS encoding bifunctional diguanylate cyclase/phosphodiesterase, with product MMTQSYENDELVFLDEDTNNTLPVKNYQYWNILVVDDDEEIHTVTRLALADLIVNDRKLNFLHAYTAEQAKDVLNEYGSQIAIILLDVVMETDNAGLNLVKFLRESLSLQEPRIVLRTGQPGYAPEETIIKDYDINDYKTKTELTRSKLVTTVIASLRSYQQILTINQSRVGLQKIIDSASNLLEEHSVKSFCEGVVTQLSSLIGLDEEGLVCAKAGSMLDKDSEEIFVIGAAGNFARLINQPVSQLNNPGISENIERCLRYKRHIFEDGTSVLYLHRAGFEAAVYVNMEKELNEIDRQLLEVFLSSISVGYENVHLFHQLRNAAFRDWLTRLPNRNELINVLDQHRPEHQGASAALIDISHFSDINDGLGQETGNSVLQAVASRLESMTTDRVIKARIGGDVFALVGPPDEVNPENINRIFQSSVQALDHSIPLNVTIGMSEIQDDCFHGLEVLKRTNIALNRAKRHHTENFAFYAPEIEESTTTQLGMIRKLRSDFADTKLQLWFQPQIDLRSGRVAGLEGLLRWPDGKGGYIPPSEFIPLAEYSGLIVDIGRWVLEEACRRISQLRENGYEQLRVAVNISIPQFRDRYFVEKVKTALDRYNCPSGSLELEITESVVMDEPQIVIDALAALKAHGVAIAIDDFGTGFSSMSYLQRLPLDRLKVDRSFVNDIVPGKNAVIAETIVSLGNKLGLVTIAEGVETQEQARYMTELGCDEAQGYLYARPMPFDDLMQFLSGRQG from the coding sequence ATAATGACGCAATCTTACGAAAATGATGAATTAGTCTTTCTGGACGAAGATACAAATAATACGCTTCCGGTCAAAAATTATCAGTACTGGAACATACTGGTGGTGGATGACGACGAGGAAATCCACACAGTTACACGATTAGCTTTAGCGGATTTGATTGTTAATGATCGCAAGCTGAATTTTTTGCATGCTTACACCGCAGAGCAGGCGAAGGATGTGCTGAACGAGTACGGTTCTCAAATTGCTATTATTCTGCTTGATGTCGTGATGGAGACCGATAACGCAGGCCTGAATCTGGTCAAATTTTTGCGCGAATCACTTTCTTTGCAGGAACCCCGGATTGTACTTCGGACCGGCCAGCCCGGATATGCGCCTGAAGAAACAATTATCAAAGATTACGACATTAACGACTATAAAACAAAAACAGAACTCACCCGCAGTAAGCTGGTGACTACGGTTATTGCCTCGCTACGTTCTTACCAGCAAATTCTTACGATTAATCAAAGTCGGGTCGGGCTGCAGAAAATCATTGATTCTGCATCTAACTTACTTGAAGAGCATTCCGTAAAATCATTCTGCGAAGGGGTGGTTACGCAACTGAGTTCGCTTATTGGTCTTGATGAAGAAGGGCTGGTTTGTGCTAAGGCCGGTTCGATGCTGGACAAGGACAGCGAGGAAATCTTTGTTATCGGGGCAGCCGGCAATTTTGCCAGGCTGATTAACCAGCCTGTAAGTCAGTTAAACAACCCAGGTATCAGCGAAAATATCGAACGGTGTTTACGCTATAAGCGACATATTTTTGAAGATGGCACCTCAGTGCTGTATTTACATCGCGCAGGGTTTGAGGCTGCGGTGTATGTAAATATGGAAAAAGAGTTGAACGAGATAGATCGTCAGCTACTGGAAGTATTCTTGTCCAGCATTTCGGTGGGCTATGAAAATGTTCACTTATTTCACCAGCTTCGAAATGCCGCGTTTCGCGACTGGCTAACCAGACTGCCTAATCGAAATGAGTTGATTAATGTACTGGACCAGCATCGCCCCGAGCATCAGGGAGCCAGTGCTGCATTGATTGATATCAGTCATTTTTCAGATATTAACGATGGATTAGGGCAGGAAACCGGAAATTCAGTGCTTCAGGCGGTAGCCAGTCGATTAGAGTCTATGACTACAGACAGAGTCATAAAAGCACGAATCGGTGGCGACGTTTTTGCGCTGGTAGGTCCGCCCGATGAAGTCAATCCGGAAAACATCAATCGTATTTTCCAGTCATCTGTTCAGGCGCTGGACCATAGCATTCCGCTGAATGTGACTATTGGTATGAGCGAAATTCAGGACGATTGTTTTCATGGTCTGGAAGTTTTAAAGCGAACGAATATCGCATTAAATCGCGCTAAGCGACACCATACAGAAAACTTTGCTTTTTATGCCCCGGAGATTGAAGAAAGCACCACGACTCAACTTGGTATGATCAGGAAATTGCGCAGCGATTTTGCTGATACGAAGCTTCAGTTATGGTTTCAGCCCCAAATTGACTTGCGTAGTGGAAGGGTGGCCGGGCTGGAAGGATTGTTACGCTGGCCTGACGGAAAAGGCGGATATATTCCCCCATCTGAATTCATACCTCTTGCAGAATATTCCGGGCTTATTGTTGATATTGGCAGGTGGGTGCTCGAAGAAGCCTGTCGACGCATTAGTCAACTGCGTGAAAATGGTTATGAACAGTTAAGGGTTGCGGTAAACATCTCAATTCCACAGTTTCGCGACAGATACTTTGTTGAAAAAGTAAAAACCGCACTAGACCGGTATAACTGTCCGTCAGGCAGTCTGGAATTAGAAATTACCGAAAGCGTCGTTATGGATGAACCGCAAATTGTCATAGATGCATTGGCTGCACTTAAAGCCCACGGCGTGGCTATTGCAATTGACGATTTCGGAACGGGCTTTTCATCAATGAGTTATTTACAACGTTTGCCGTTAGATCGCTTAAAAGTAGACCGTTCGTTTGTCAACGATATCGTACCGGGTAAAAATGCGGTTATTGCTGAGACTATTGTCAGTCTTGGCAACAAATTAGGTTTGGTGACCATCGCTGAAGGTGTCGAAACCCAGGAGCAGGCTCGCTATATGACCGAGCTGGGGTGTGATGAGGCGCAGGGATATTTATACGCCCGTCCTATGCCTTTTGACGACCTGATGCAGTTTTTATCAGGCCGTCAAGGCTAG
- a CDS encoding uracil-DNA glycosylase family protein: MKYEKESFDALMNRVRACTLCEAALPQAPRPVLAASEHSRIVIIGQAPGILAHDSATPWNDRSGDRLRRWMGIDTNTFYNEKLISLIPMGFCFPGYKNGADAPPRKECAPAWHHQLLSRINPSLTVLVGRYAQQFYCPKYKTLTEAVQSEAHASQSIIITPHPSGRNNRWLGKNPWFESSLVPALQQRVQALLEN, translated from the coding sequence TTGAAATATGAAAAAGAAAGTTTCGATGCGCTGATGAACCGGGTTCGTGCCTGCACCCTTTGCGAAGCGGCACTTCCTCAGGCTCCCCGCCCGGTGTTAGCGGCATCAGAACACAGCCGAATCGTAATTATCGGCCAGGCGCCTGGTATTCTCGCCCATGACAGCGCGACACCATGGAATGATCGCAGTGGCGACCGATTACGCCGCTGGATGGGTATCGACACAAATACGTTTTATAATGAAAAGCTTATCTCACTTATCCCTATGGGCTTTTGCTTTCCCGGCTATAAAAATGGTGCTGATGCGCCTCCCCGGAAGGAATGTGCACCGGCGTGGCATCATCAGCTACTTAGCCGCATCAACCCTTCCCTTACGGTACTTGTGGGTCGATACGCCCAGCAATTTTATTGCCCCAAATATAAAACGCTTACGGAGGCGGTGCAAAGCGAAGCACATGCCTCGCAAAGCATCATTATTACGCCCCACCCTTCCGGAAGGAACAACCGCTGGTTAGGTAAAAACCCGTGGTTCGAGTCATCGCTTGTTCCAGCGCTGCAACAGCGGGTGCAAGCATTGCTCGAAAACTAG
- a CDS encoding pyridine nucleotide transhydrogenase, translated as MRKSLLGLALLTTTGIAHAESNENQLFDCMDRTTFEVNSECMSNQITSNIRFKEAEQKVVNMASESRGDYAIATMTFDPRKMQIDIVAHRDALQAMNRVSTKN; from the coding sequence ATGCGTAAATCATTATTAGGTCTAGCACTGCTTACAACAACAGGCATTGCGCATGCGGAATCCAACGAAAATCAGCTTTTTGATTGCATGGACCGTACGACGTTTGAAGTAAATAGCGAGTGTATGTCCAATCAGATCACCAGCAACATTCGCTTCAAAGAAGCCGAGCAAAAAGTTGTGAACATGGCGAGCGAGTCTCGTGGTGATTACGCTATTGCTACGATGACATTCGATCCGCGTAAAATGCAGATCGATATTGTTGCACATCGCGACGCACTTCAGGCAATGAATCGCGTTTCGACAAAAAACTAA
- the sthA gene encoding Si-specific NAD(P)(+) transhydrogenase, with translation MTKKAASTKKKPTSFNYDAVVIGTGPGGEGAAMQLAKAGKRVAVVERYKSVGGGCTHWGTIPSKALRHSVSRLIEYNNTPLFSENNLNQQVKFEDIMRHASGVIQSQTKLRSSFYDRNRVDLFYGVASFEDKNTLKIANNDGSEERLTTAQVLLATGSRPYCPSDIDFDHPRIYNSDSILSLKHQPRSIIIYGAGVVGSEYASIFRGMGVKVDLVNMRDRLLSFLDAEISDALSYHLWNNGVVIRNNETYKSVEGKEDSVILNLESGKRMRADCLLFANGRTGNTDLLNLDAVGIKANSRGQLNVNENYQTDVDNIFAVGDVIGYPSLASAAYNQGRFAAEAMLEGKANTGLVEDIPTGIYTIPEISSVGKTEQELTEQKVPYEVGRAQFKHLARAQIASTTVGSLKILFHRETKKILGIHCFGERASEIVHIGQAIMQQKGDGNTLDYFVNTTFNYPTMAEAYRVAALNGLNRIF, from the coding sequence ATGACAAAAAAAGCAGCCAGTACCAAAAAGAAGCCAACCAGCTTTAATTACGATGCGGTCGTTATTGGCACAGGCCCCGGTGGTGAGGGTGCCGCGATGCAGCTTGCCAAGGCTGGCAAACGCGTCGCCGTAGTAGAACGCTATAAATCTGTAGGCGGTGGCTGTACACACTGGGGAACCATTCCATCTAAGGCGCTGCGTCACTCCGTCAGCCGGCTTATTGAATACAACAACACGCCATTATTTTCAGAGAATAATCTTAATCAACAGGTTAAGTTTGAAGATATTATGCGGCATGCCAGCGGGGTGATTCAAAGCCAGACCAAATTGCGCTCTTCATTCTATGACCGGAATCGCGTTGACTTGTTTTATGGGGTAGCCAGCTTCGAGGATAAAAATACCTTGAAGATTGCTAACAACGATGGTTCTGAGGAGCGCTTAACCACAGCGCAGGTGTTACTCGCCACAGGCTCACGACCTTATTGCCCCAGTGATATCGATTTTGACCATCCACGAATCTACAATTCTGACAGTATCCTTTCACTTAAGCATCAGCCACGCTCTATCATTATCTATGGTGCGGGTGTTGTTGGCTCAGAGTATGCCAGTATCTTTCGGGGTATGGGTGTGAAAGTTGATTTAGTTAATATGCGGGACCGACTGTTATCTTTCCTTGATGCCGAAATCTCTGATGCACTGAGTTATCACTTATGGAACAACGGCGTGGTCATTCGTAACAACGAAACCTACAAGTCCGTCGAAGGCAAAGAAGACAGCGTTATACTGAATCTTGAATCAGGCAAACGTATGCGTGCCGACTGCCTGTTATTTGCCAACGGGCGCACCGGCAATACTGATTTGCTGAACCTGGATGCCGTAGGTATAAAAGCGAACAGTCGCGGGCAGCTGAATGTTAATGAAAACTATCAGACTGATGTAGACAACATTTTTGCCGTAGGTGACGTTATCGGTTATCCAAGTCTCGCATCAGCAGCTTATAACCAGGGTCGCTTTGCGGCAGAAGCAATGCTTGAAGGTAAGGCGAATACCGGGTTGGTAGAAGATATCCCCACCGGAATCTACACAATCCCTGAGATAAGTTCAGTAGGGAAAACTGAGCAGGAGCTGACTGAGCAGAAAGTACCTTACGAAGTAGGCCGCGCACAATTTAAACATCTGGCCCGAGCGCAAATTGCATCGACTACAGTAGGAAGCCTGAAAATTCTATTCCATCGGGAAACGAAAAAGATTCTCGGTATACACTGTTTTGGTGAGCGTGCATCAGAAATTGTGCACATCGGTCAGGCTATCATGCAGCAGAAAGGTGATGGCAACACCCTGGATTACTTTGTGAACACCACGTTTAACTACCCAACTATGGCAGAAGCTTATCGGGTGGCTGCACTGAACGGGCTTAACCGGATTTTTTAA